From Sulfurovum zhangzhouensis, one genomic window encodes:
- the yihA gene encoding ribosome biogenesis GTP-binding protein YihA/YsxC: MESPRIIEAEFIKSAQSIQDSLPEDMSEVVFLGRSNVGKSSTLNLLTNRKNLAKSSATPGKTQLINFFETTYKYGEERYPVRFVDLPGFGYAKVSKSLKQVWQKNLVEFIKERVSIRLFIHLRDARHPHAKIDDDVEAYITEFIRPDQRYLTVFTKIDKLNQKEKSKLKKDFPGAITISNLKKSGQDRVHKEILTTIFDIKEPGDES, from the coding sequence GTGGAATCACCTAGAATTATTGAAGCAGAATTTATAAAATCAGCACAAAGCATACAGGATTCTCTTCCTGAGGACATGAGTGAAGTGGTTTTCCTTGGACGTTCGAATGTAGGTAAAAGTTCTACATTGAACTTGCTGACCAATCGTAAAAACCTTGCAAAAAGTTCTGCTACACCGGGAAAAACACAGTTGATCAATTTCTTTGAGACAACCTACAAATATGGGGAAGAACGCTATCCTGTACGATTTGTAGACCTTCCTGGATTTGGATACGCCAAAGTCTCAAAATCGCTCAAACAGGTTTGGCAGAAAAACCTTGTAGAGTTTATTAAGGAGAGGGTATCGATACGTCTCTTTATACATCTAAGGGATGCAAGACATCCACATGCAAAGATTGATGATGACGTAGAAGCATATATCACTGAGTTTATACGTCCTGATCAGCGATATCTTACGGTATTTACAAAGATAGATAAACTCAACCAAAAAGAGAAAAGCAAGCTCAAAAAGGATTTTCCTGGAGCGATTACTATCTCTAATCTCAAAAAAAGCGGGCAGGATAGAGTGCATAAAGAGATATTAACTACAATCTTTGATATCAAAGAGCCAGGAGATGAGTCGTGA
- the lptA gene encoding lipopolysaccharide transport periplasmic protein LptA, translating into MVKIKFILFFIFSVALFADKVEITSDAMQAEEMKKEVHFIGNVKITQLKSWIHGDRMIVYFDDNNQTKRYEAIGRVTFEFKKDNHFYKGSANRVIYAPLDSQYILRGNAKIEDMINKRHINGEHIKLDLTSGLASVIGNKQDPVKFIFETEDTK; encoded by the coding sequence ATGGTAAAGATAAAATTCATTCTTTTTTTTATTTTCTCTGTAGCTCTTTTCGCTGACAAAGTTGAGATCACTTCCGATGCAATGCAGGCTGAAGAGATGAAAAAAGAAGTACATTTTATCGGCAATGTCAAGATAACCCAGCTTAAAAGCTGGATACACGGAGATCGGATGATCGTGTATTTTGATGATAATAACCAGACTAAAAGATATGAAGCTATCGGCAGAGTAACTTTTGAGTTCAAAAAAGACAACCATTTCTATAAAGGCAGTGCGAATAGAGTGATCTATGCACCCTTGGATTCCCAATATATCCTCAGAGGAAATGCCAAGATAGAAGATATGATCAATAAACGTCATATCAACGGGGAGCATATAAAACTCGATCTTACTTCAGGTTTGGCGAGTGTAATAGGGAATAAACAAGATCCCGTGAAGTTCATTTTTGAAACAGAAGATACAAAATAG